In a single window of the Necator americanus strain Aroian chromosome X, whole genome shotgun sequence genome:
- a CDS encoding hypothetical protein (NECATOR_CHRX.G21462.T1) — translation MKLGTAPGLPFYILLSVYYKLFTEIILTRMSRTLDEAQPDEQAGFRQGFSYMNHIQTLSRVGIPPVPCSNLRPLDDQNVDAPHARTLANFYDRCTTRIQLFQRLLTILTERGYDKAISYHRSCLLHLHSNGQ, via the coding sequence ATGAAActtggcacagcccccggactaCCGTTCTATATTTTGCTGAGCGTGTATTACAAATTATTCACCGAGATCATTCTCACGCGCATGTccaggacgctggatgaagcccagcctgacgaacaagctggattccgtcaaggGTTCAGCTACATGAACCACATCCAGACTCTGTCGAGGGTAGGAATACCGCCTGttccttgttctaaccttcgtccgCTGGACGATCAAAATGTTGACGCGCCGCATGCGAGAACATTAGCCAATttctacgatcgatgcaccactaggatacagcttttccaacGCCTCCTCACCATACTTACTGagagggggtacgacaaggcgatatcATATCACCGAAGCTGTTTATTACATTTGCATTCCAATGGACAATGA
- a CDS encoding hypothetical protein (NECATOR_CHRX.G21461.T1), translated as MHLPWPFYEYGNDLKKGLNRKMRAPWALFAPVREATDQLTDQDLRVHLSNSKVLPALCYAAVTWAGTVAKSRKLLITRRALERSLLKDRRTLYPAGFRSSEQCSVFAIQQNIFQKLSTVGDAKCPRGRPPTRWGNVTATRMDQQRAQLDKDLVNVAHET; from the exons ATGCATCTACCTTGGCCGTTCTACGAATATGGaaacgacttgaagaaagGACTGAATAGAAAGATGAGAGCACCGTGGGCACTATTTGCACCCGTCAGAGAAGCTACTGACCagctgacggaccaagatcttcgtgtcCATCTTTCCAACTCGaaagttcttccagcgctctgttacgcggcGGTGACGTGGGCAGGCACCGTAGCCAAGTCTAGAAAGCTACTCATTACGcgcagagcccttgagagatctCTTCTGAAGGACCGGCGCACACTATACCCAGCCGGTTTTCGCAGCTCCGAGCAATGTTCGGTATTCGCGATCCAGcagaatatatttcaaaagcTAAGCACAGTTGG AGACGCTAAATGCCCTCGAGGGAggccgccaacgagatggggtaaTGTGACCGcaacacggatggaccagcagagagctcagctggataagGATCTCGTCAACGTtgctcacgaaacttga